The DNA region AATGCCACGAGCAGCATCCATTTAACTTACGAAAAATCGATTATCATGGCCACTTACATGCTCTGCGGTTTTGCCAATTTTGCGTCCATTGGCATTCAAATTGGTGGTATAGGCTCATTGGCACCGGGGCAACGCAAAACACTATCTAAATTTGGCATGAAAGCCTTAATTGGCGGAACCATCGCCTCTTTGATTTCGGCCACCATCGCCGGGATGATTATAGGCTAGTTTCGATTTTTAGAACTTAATCCAAACCTTCCTTATTTTAGTTAATGTTTTCATAATCTCCACCACGAAAGCACTTAACTATAGTAAATTGCCTTCTACTTTTAATGACTAATTCAAATGAAAACACCTTTAAAACCTATTCTTGGGCTAAGCCTTGTTTTGGCTATAGCTTCTTGCAAAAACGAAACCAAAAGCGACACTGCCCAATCCGTAAAAACTCCTGGCATAAACTTAGAGTTTATGGATCCCTCTGTAAGTCCGGGAAACAACTTCTTTAAGTATGTTAACGGACAATGGTTGAAAAACACCCAAATCCCAGACGACCAAACCCGTTGGGGAAGTTTTTATGAGCTAAGAAAAAAAACTGACGATGATGCTCTAGGAATTTTAAATGCTGCCACAACCAATGACGCGTCTTCTGGAACAATAAAAATCCTCTCTGGATCCGATCAAGAAAAGGCTCTAACGCTTTATAAAACCATTATAGACACCACAAGTCGTAATGCTATAGGTATCGCTCCGGTACAGTCAATTTTGGCAAAGATCGATGCCATTAAAAACACCAATGACCTCCAAAATTTCTTAATTGAAATGGAGCCCAAAGGAGGCGCCGGATTTTTTGGGTTTTATGTAGGCTCCAACCCTAAAAACAGTAACATGAATGTTGCTTTCTTAGGTTCTGGACGTTTAGGTTTGCCCGACAGAGATTACTATGTAAAAGATGATAGTGACTCTAAGGAAAAACGTGAACAATACGTAGCCTATATTACCAAAATGCTTCAATATCTGGGTGACAGCGAAACAAAAGCTCATAATCAAGCTAAACAAATTTTAGCTTTTGAAACGCGTCTTGCCGAACCTAAAATGGATAAGGTAGACCGCCGCGATGCCCGAAAACGTTACAACCCTAAATCTATAGCCGAACTTCAAAATATGGTACCCGCTATAAATTGGAATGCTTATTTTGAAGGTATTGGGGTAAAACAAATAGATACCATAATTGTTAGCGAATTAAAATACACCCAGAATTTACAATCCATTCTTGCTGAAAACAATATAGCCGATTGGAAAGCCTATTTACGCTGGTCTGTTTTTAATCATGCTGCGAGCGCCTTAAGTACCGAACTGGAAGCCGTAAAATGGGAGTTTTACAGCAAAACCCTTAGAGGAGCACAACAGCAGCGGCCGCTGGACGAACGCGCCTTACAAATTGTAAATGGCACTGTAGGCGAAGCTCTAGGTAAATTATATGTTGAACAGTTTTTCCCCCCTAAAGCCAAGGAGCGTGCTGAAAAAATGATTGCCAATGTAATACAAGCTTACGAGAACCGCATTAACGCGGTGGACTGGATGACCGATGAAACCAAAATGAAAGCTGTAGAAAAATTGCGCGCCCTAAACGTTAAAATTGGGTATCCAAATAAATGGAAAGACTATTCAGAACTTGAAATAAACTCGATAGAAAACAATGGTTCCTATTTACAAAACCTATATAATATTAGTGCTTGGAACCACAAAAAGAATCTAGAAGACCTAGGGAACCCTGTTGACAAAACCCGTTGGGGCATGTCGCCACAAACCGTAAACGCCTATTTTAGTCCAACTTTTAACGAGATTGTTTTCCCTGCAGCTATTTTACAACCTCCATTTTTTAATTTTGAAGCAGATGACGCGGTAAATTACGGTGGCATTGGTGCTGTAATTGGTCATGAAATATCACATTGTTTTGATGATTCTGGTTCACGTTACGATAAAAACGGCAACTTAAACAACTGGTGGACCGACGAAGATTTAAAGCAATTTGAAGCCTTAGGCCAAAAGCTGGCAGACCAATACAGCGCTATTGAAGTATTACCTGAAACGCACATAAATGGTCCGTTTACATTAGGTGAAAATATTGGCGACTTAGGTGGTGTAAATGCTGCTTATGACGCCTTGCAGTTGAGCCTTGAAGAAAACAGACGACCAGAAAACATCGACGGATTTACACCAGAGCAGCGTTTTTTCATGTCTTGGACGACCGTATGGAGAACTAAAATTAGAGATAACGCCCTAAAAAATCAAATTAAAACCGACCCGCATTCTCCTGGTATGACCAGAGCCGTGCAACCTCTCCTAAATTTGGATTCATTTTATGCTGCTTTTAACATAAAAGAAACCGATTCAATGTACTTAGAACCCAATAAGCGCGTAAAAATCTGGTAATATAAAAAGGCATTTTCATTAAAATTGAAAATGCCTTTTTACT from Tamlana crocina includes:
- a CDS encoding M13 family metallopeptidase, yielding MKTPLKPILGLSLVLAIASCKNETKSDTAQSVKTPGINLEFMDPSVSPGNNFFKYVNGQWLKNTQIPDDQTRWGSFYELRKKTDDDALGILNAATTNDASSGTIKILSGSDQEKALTLYKTIIDTTSRNAIGIAPVQSILAKIDAIKNTNDLQNFLIEMEPKGGAGFFGFYVGSNPKNSNMNVAFLGSGRLGLPDRDYYVKDDSDSKEKREQYVAYITKMLQYLGDSETKAHNQAKQILAFETRLAEPKMDKVDRRDARKRYNPKSIAELQNMVPAINWNAYFEGIGVKQIDTIIVSELKYTQNLQSILAENNIADWKAYLRWSVFNHAASALSTELEAVKWEFYSKTLRGAQQQRPLDERALQIVNGTVGEALGKLYVEQFFPPKAKERAEKMIANVIQAYENRINAVDWMTDETKMKAVEKLRALNVKIGYPNKWKDYSELEINSIENNGSYLQNLYNISAWNHKKNLEDLGNPVDKTRWGMSPQTVNAYFSPTFNEIVFPAAILQPPFFNFEADDAVNYGGIGAVIGHEISHCFDDSGSRYDKNGNLNNWWTDEDLKQFEALGQKLADQYSAIEVLPETHINGPFTLGENIGDLGGVNAAYDALQLSLEENRRPENIDGFTPEQRFFMSWTTVWRTKIRDNALKNQIKTDPHSPGMTRAVQPLLNLDSFYAAFNIKETDSMYLEPNKRVKIW